The following coding sequences are from one Octopus sinensis unplaced genomic scaffold, ASM634580v1 Contig00944, whole genome shotgun sequence window:
- the LOC115226984 gene encoding zinc finger BED domain-containing protein 4-like has translation MIAGVRKSGIESQSCFLHSLQLSINESIFSQEDVKNIISTSRDIVSHFNHSALAISKLTNLQTQLNLPVHKLKQDINIRWNSTYYMLSRVIEQRKAPVTYAIDNNLSILSDIQWITAEKIVKILKPFEEITIEASKRSATASMIIPSIKTILLFLEKAKESCEFYEIKETIEKLMSSIDKRFTFYFENESLCITTTLDPRFKTRFHKTCMIERI, from the coding sequence ATGATTGCTGGTGTAAGAAAGTCAGGAATCGAATCGCAATCTTGTTTTTTACATTCACTTCAATTATCAATAAATGAATCAATTTTTTCTCAAGAAGATGTCAAAAATATTATTAGTACTAGTCGGGATATTGTAAGCCATTTTAATCATTCTGCACTTGCAATTAGCAAATTAACTAACTTGCAAACTCAATTAAATCTGCCTGTCCATAAATTGAAACAAGATATTAATATCAGATGGAATTCTACTTATTACATGTTATCGAGAGTGATCGAACAACGAAAAGCTCCCGTAACATATGCAATTGATAATAATCTTTCAATATTATCAGATATACAGTGGATAACAGcagaaaaaattgttaaaattttgaaaccatttgaGGAAATAACAATTGAAGCGAGCAAAAGGAGTGCTACTGCTTCCATGATTATTCCTTCAATCAAAACAATTCTCTTATTTCTTGAAAAGGCAAAAGAATCTTGTGAATTTTATGAAATCAAAGAAACAATTGAAAAATTAATGTCCTCTATTGATAAAAGATTTACCTTTTATTTTGAAAACGAATCACTATGTATTACAACAACATTGGATCCcagatttaaaacaagatttcatAAGACTTGTATGattgaaagaatttaa